TACTGTTGAAAGAAAAATTGAAATACCCATATTAAAAAGAAGTAAGTTAATAATTGCAAAGGGTAGTAAAAAAATAGAAGTAGTAAAAGAAGTTTCCAAGAGAAGAAAGACTCCAATCCCTATTATTAAAAAACTAATGCAAAAGTTTAAAAAGTTGTCCAAAACAGTAGAGACAACAAGAGATAGAGGATTAATATTAAATGAGTTTAGAAACTCTCTATTTGTTACAAGAGAGGGTATTACCATATTTATATTGCCGACAATAAAAGTCCAGGGTATTAGACTTGCCAATAAGAAAATGAAGTAATTAGGAATATCAAGCTTAATTATTTGTTTGAAGATTAAAGCATGGGCTAAAAATAAAATGATTGGGTTTATAATAACCCATATTGCCCCAGCAAAAGTGGATCTATATCTAGACTTAAGCTGTGTTCTTGTTAGAATAAGAGAAATATTAAAAAACTCTTTCAGATTACTATTATGATTCATACAAATAATTATAGTGAATTTTTGGCAATAAAGCAGGAAATTCAAGAGAAAAAATTATTTTTTATTAAAATAGTGTCAGATTCTATGGAGCCTCTCCTAAATGTTGGCTCTAAGTATACCGTTGTACCTGTAAATTTAAATCAGTTAAAACAATTTGATATCATTCTTTTTTGGCAAAATGACAGACCTAATGCTCATTTCTACTGGGGCAAGCACCTTGCTGGTAACATAAAAGGACACATGAGCAGATCACTAAAGTATCCATCAGATGTAGATCTTCCTATAAAAGATGAATATATTCTTGGTATCATTCCCATTAAACTCAAATTACGACACAAGATTATATTTCTTTGGCGGTACTACTTCTCAAAGGTTTGAATAATAGATTCTTTAATGAGTTCTGCAAAACGATGAGTTTCTTCAATTGTCCAATGCACATTAACCTCCATTTTCAATGTTTTTGAAACATTTTCCATTGAAGACATAAAATTAAATGCAGAATAATCATACTTTATATTTGTTTTTACATAGGGGTTTCGAGTGTTATCAAAGAATGCATCCTTATTAAGCATTTTTCCCCATTTCCATACGACATGACCAGGTCTAAGAGATGGAGGTATTGCGGGAATTCTCTTATCTCTAAGGGCCTTCCCAAGCTCTGCACTTTTCCCAGCATCTTCACAGCTTATATATATATTTATTCCACAATCTCCGCTTCGATCAGAGCCAAATGGAATTTGTACATATTGGTTTTCTTCCAGAGCTTTTTGCAAGATGGCCTTTCTCTCTCTATATTTTAAGAGAATCATATCTAACTTAGCTAATTGAATATTTAAAATGGCCCCAGTGATCTCACTAACTCGCATCGAAAATCCTAATGCAGGCCTATACTCATTAAAGAACTCTTGATGATGTGGACTAAAGCTAAATGCTCCATCTGATATACAACAAATTTTTTCATACATTTCAAGAGAGTTTGTAACAACAATCCCTCCATCACCCGAAGTTAGAATTTTATCCTTATTAAAAGAAAAACATCCAAAATCTCCGATGCTTCCAAGAAACTTATCGTCATATTTCCCTCCAAGAGATTGGCAGGCATCTTCAACGATAATCAATCCCCTTTCTCTTGAGAAATCTTGTACCTTCTTCATATCACAAGCAAAGCCATCCATATGAACAGGAATAATGGCTTTTGTACGCTCTGAAACAACACTATTTGCGTGATTCAAATCAAGCTGTAAGTTTTTATCTACCTCACAGACAACAGGAATTGCTCCCGTCATCAGAACTGCACTTGCCGTAGCGACGAAAGTATAAGCAGGAATTAAAACTTCATCCCCTTCTTTTACTCCTGCAGCAATCAAGGCGCATACGAGAGCATTCGTCCCACTTGTTACAAGATGTGCGTATTTAACCCCTATCTTTTGAGCAAAGTCTTTTTCAAATTTACGACAAAGGCCATCCACCTTTTGATAACGAAAAAGATCTCCTGATAAAAGTAATTCTGTTACCGCCTCAGCTTCTTTCTTATCTATAAAATGTTTGTCCATAGCGATTTGCCCTTCACAAGAATCTATTCGATTGCAGTTTTTACAAATATTATACTTTTCTCTATTGCCACTTTTTAAATCATTTCTAAAAGTACAAAATTTATGGTTGTTCCAAATATCAATAATATTATCTTCATTAATATTGCCAAGGATTTCTGTTCTATAAGCATCTTCAAAACACGGCAATACGTTTCCATCATAAGTGACTGTTGTCATTAGACTGGGAACACTACAAGTCTTCCCTTTGCCTGAGATATTATTATTGATTTGAAGCGAGCCTCCTCTATTTGTTAAGCTTAGCTCTTTAAAGCCCCGCAAAGAAACCTTTGCTTGAGTTAAGGAATCTAACTCACTATAGAATTTTTCAATTGGTAATTTCTTTATCTGCTCATGCTTCGTGATAATAACTTCACCAATACCTTGACTTAAAATTTCTTCAAGATATTCTTTTGAACCAATCTTTGTTCCATTTGTATAAAGACTTAAAAAGGTATCTGGAAGGATCCTCTTTGCTTCTTCTATATACCAATTAAAGTTTTTAGCAATCATTGGTTCATTGTAAAAATCAAAAGAGATTTTTCCTTTATATTCTCTAATACTCAATTGACGTAGCAATTTTGTATAAAGAGATTTTTCCATTTCAAATTGCGTTGGATATCCATCGACAGAATTAGGACAATATGAGCAAGACAGGTTACAGCCAGAATTAATTTCAATTTCTACGACAAGAGGATGTTTATTCATAAACTATACTCTCTGTACTAATATGAAGTGTTTTCTTTAAATAACTATCTAGATCTTCTTTATTTAATCTATCTCTAACGATATAAATTTTCTCGCTCTCTAAAATTATTTTCATAGTATCTTTATAAAAGATATTCTTACTCGAAATAAATTCGACACCAACTTCTAAAAGGTTCAGATTTGAATAAATTAAATTAAAGGATTTAATTTGCTCCTCAGAGAAGTCCTTTTCATCAAAATCATAAGCAATAATTGAAATATGTTTTTGGGGATTTTTCATATAGCACTTAATTTTATAAAAGAAGCTTGCTCCCTGAGATGTGTCTGCAAAAGCTCCTACATAATCGCTATGAATCAAGGACAAGCTCGCTCCAAGTTTAAGCGCCATCTTCCTTCGACACTCATCTATTAAATCTAAAGAAACATGCTTTATTACACTATCTTCTACATTTAGCTTTTCTTTTTCTATTGGAAGTTTCTCTAAAGAGTCTACTAATTTATTCGAAACAATAGACTGAAGAGACAGAGGATAATGAGAGTTACAAATAAAACTCACAGGAACTTTACGAATATTCTCCCCTCTAATATCAAGATGTCCTCCATATTCAGAAACGATTACTGGCCAGCCTATTTGCTGAGCCTCCGCAACAGCACAACCAAAGTCCTCACTCACAAAAGTGCTCAAACTTATAAAAACAGGGTTTGTAATATTTGATTTAATCCAAGTATCTCTTTCAACTCTTCCATGAAATTTAACACTTCGAGAAATATCCAATGTGTCGACAAGTTTAAGTATCTTCGTCCTATAAGACTCCTGAAATCTTCGACCTAAATCTTCGTGATATGTGTCTTCAAA
The sequence above is a segment of the Halobacteriovorax sp. JY17 genome. Coding sequences within it:
- a CDS encoding ABC transporter permease; this encodes MNHNSNLKEFFNISLILTRTQLKSRYRSTFAGAIWVIINPIILFLAHALIFKQIIKLDIPNYFIFLLASLIPWTFIVGNINMVIPSLVTNREFLNSFNINPLSLVVSTVLDNFLNFCISFLIIGIGVFLLLETSFTTSIFLLPFAIINLLLFNMGISIFLSTVHVFFRDTQYFINFVNGLMYLLTPIFYPVEMVPSWAKVFVEINPYYIMIRPFQLILNNFSNTSLVQPFLIATILGVGSFIFGFLFWQKMKDEIYAVL
- a CDS encoding aminotransferase class I/II-fold pyridoxal phosphate-dependent enzyme; translated protein: MNKHPLVVEIEINSGCNLSCSYCPNSVDGYPTQFEMEKSLYTKLLRQLSIREYKGKISFDFYNEPMIAKNFNWYIEEAKRILPDTFLSLYTNGTKIGSKEYLEEILSQGIGEVIITKHEQIKKLPIEKFYSELDSLTQAKVSLRGFKELSLTNRGGSLQINNNISGKGKTCSVPSLMTTVTYDGNVLPCFEDAYRTEILGNINEDNIIDIWNNHKFCTFRNDLKSGNREKYNICKNCNRIDSCEGQIAMDKHFIDKKEAEAVTELLLSGDLFRYQKVDGLCRKFEKDFAQKIGVKYAHLVTSGTNALVCALIAAGVKEGDEVLIPAYTFVATASAVLMTGAIPVVCEVDKNLQLDLNHANSVVSERTKAIIPVHMDGFACDMKKVQDFSRERGLIIVEDACQSLGGKYDDKFLGSIGDFGCFSFNKDKILTSGDGGIVVTNSLEMYEKICCISDGAFSFSPHHQEFFNEYRPALGFSMRVSEITGAILNIQLAKLDMILLKYRERKAILQKALEENQYVQIPFGSDRSGDCGINIYISCEDAGKSAELGKALRDKRIPAIPPSLRPGHVVWKWGKMLNKDAFFDNTRNPYVKTNIKYDYSAFNFMSSMENVSKTLKMEVNVHWTIEETHRFAELIKESIIQTFEK
- a CDS encoding glycosyltransferase, encoding MTKIKRDSIQNDPCIISINTLRERCENFFLENSNLKSTCRVYIDDPYEQSLGSDKNEVVDFILFGNAFKKFFESGNWIGKEIRIWVLSESNKKILESYLENRAEVNVIPRYLLFPVKQSLLPFLVGTEHTFVFAGRLSAQKNIESLLYFIKNYNEKYKVNSILQLYGDFEDTYHEDLGRRFQESYRTKILKLVDTLDISRSVKFHGRVERDTWIKSNITNPVFISLSTFVSEDFGCAVAEAQQIGWPVIVSEYGGHLDIRGENIRKVPVSFICNSHYPLSLQSIVSNKLVDSLEKLPIEKEKLNVEDSVIKHVSLDLIDECRRKMALKLGASLSLIHSDYVGAFADTSQGASFFYKIKCYMKNPQKHISIIAYDFDEKDFSEEQIKSFNLIYSNLNLLEVGVEFISSKNIFYKDTMKIILESEKIYIVRDRLNKEDLDSYLKKTLHISTESIVYE